The Phycodurus eques isolate BA_2022a chromosome 5, UOR_Pequ_1.1, whole genome shotgun sequence DNA segment gtagtagtagtagttttgcCACTCAAAGTTTGACAAATATTGCTTTCGAAGACTTTTGTCCCTTAGAAACAGTTTGCACCGTTTGAATGACAAGAAGAATTTCAATATGAGTCAAAAGGAAATCGAGAGGGCCTGCACGTCTTTACCGTGATTGCCGAAATGATCCGAAAACGTATTAGCGACCACGATCCTCGCACGCCAACCGCGGGCTTCCTGTTTCAGGCATCAAATGGACTCCGGACACCAACGGCGTGGCGGCCTTCGACTGCAGGAACCGAAACTGGTGACGTTCATCGATTCCTCTCACGCCAGCTTGTTGTTCGATGTCGCGCGTCTACGCGGTATCGCGTTTGCTCACGTCCTGTCATGCCCCTCGCGTGCgggcaaggagagccgcagTCCGGCCGAACAGCAACGAGCGCGCCGTGGGCCGCAAATATAATTAGTGTTTTCATATCAATGTATTCCAAaacatttccatttcatttctttgtgtgtttttatacatttaaatgtttgttaaagTGGGCGAGAGGTGTCAAACTACAAAGGACTCAAAGTCGTGCTTTGCCACACAAATTATGAGTTAAGGAGCTTTATCTCAACAAAATGAgtgctttgtcgccatcttgtgacaCCGTAGTGCTAAGAAATtcatttgaagtgagttgagaagcttcattttgccattttgttgCACCAAATTTTTGCCAGGGAACTCCTTTgacgtgagttgaggagctttgcCGCCACACTGCGGTGTctcggtgccaaggaactactgtatgttaaagTGGTAGacgaaagtagtgctttgccgccgtCTCGAGGCGTCTATAGACGATTCTAAACCTTTTAAGCTACTGAATTGCGATATCCGTCGGATtgttgcgtgcgtgtgttgtgcGCGTGTCAGGTACATCCAGGCGGCGACGTCGCCCAAGGACATCGTCGTCATGGTGGACATCAGCGGCAGCATGAAGGGCCTGAAGATGACCATCGCCAAGCACACCATCAACACCATCCTCGACACGCTGGGCGAGAACGACTTCGTTAACGTCATCGCCGTGAGACGcgcagacacgcacgcacgcaggcacgcacacaACAGTCAGCTTgatgtgcgcgcgtgtgtgtagtACACAGATTACGTGCGCTACGTGGAGCCGTGCTTCAAAGGAACTCTGGTCCAGGCCGACCTGGACAACAGGGAGGTGAGGACGTCATcgtaaaacacacacgcacacaaacatatacAGACGCGCGCAAACATGTCACACGTGACATCACGGATGGTATGATCTGTTGCCGTGACgacgtgcgcgcgtgtgtgtcagCACTTCAAGATGCTCGTGGACGAGCTCCACGTGAAAGGGGAAGCGAAGATCAAGAACGCCATGAAAGAATCCTTCAAGATCCTCAACGAGGTGCGATGCGAGCGCGCGTCTTGACGTCACACGTCAACTTGACGAGTGACAaacgtgtgcgcgtgcgtgcgcagGCGCGCGTGAACGGGCAGGGCAGCATGTGCAACCAGGCCATCATGCTGATCACCGACGGCGCCATGGAGGACTTCCGCTCCGTCTTTGAGGAGTTCAACTGGCCCGACCGCAGGGTGACAAAAACCTCTTGGACTTTTTTACACAAACGTTCcattggatgatgatgatgatgatgatgatgatggtcgTCCGATTCGCTCTTTTTAGGTGCGCGTCTTCACGTATTTAATTGGCAGGGAGATGACCTTTGCCCAAAACACAAAGTGGATCGCGTGCAACAACAAAGGTCAAAttgctctttgtgtgtgtgtgtgcttgtgtgtgtgtgtgtgtgtgtcttcactcctctgtgtttgtgtgtgtgtgtgtgtgtgtgtgtgcgtgtttgtgtatgCGTGGGCACATGCGCGCACATGCGTGTTTCCAGGCTACTACACGCACGTGTCGACGCTGGCCGACGTTCAGGAGAACGTGATGGAGTATCTGCACGTGCTGAGTCGTCCGATGGTCATCAACCACGATCACGACATCATCTGGACCGAAGCCTACATGGACACGGTGGTGAGTCCCCGAAGGGACGGCGTGCCTCTCGGCGCCGTCCCCGTCCTCTACATCTTCTTCACATcatcaagtttttgtttttccatcttcatcatcatcctcgTCTTCCCATGGACGTTCCCGCTATCAGCTTCCCAAAACTAAGGAGGTAAAAACTTACAATTATTTATTGGTAGTTTCAGTCCATTTGCACAGCAACACATTTGGCATTTCCGGGATAAAGGTGACGTCGGGTTTCCTTCCGGTCTTGATTGAATTCGAGCTACTGGGACGCCATCTGACGGAAAAAAATAACCTAGCGTAATAGCTAAAGTGGACACCCTCTAGTCACAAGGGATGGGGACCTCGAATAGCAAACGGCCATTAGAATTGcatcgaaaaaaaaaagttttctgtttttcaaaccccgaaattcttgaataagccgGGATGACGCGCCAATAAGCATTTTTAGGATTGGTTCCTCCCCCAAagagaaaaaactgaaaacaaatctaaattggAAATAAAAGTTTGGTGAATCCATGGGTGCCGAACCACGAGTACGCGGGGTCCGCTGTAAATTCAGTAGATCGCTGCTGGTACTTTTGGGAGTTGAAATTTCATTGGCAGTTTGGACTTTTTCAAGAAGATTCGCATTTGTCTTCCTCGTCTCGCAAGACGGAGGGATAGTAGCTCCTGCGGGCAACGTTGCCGCCCGCACGCCCGTTAATGTTCggctttttatttgaacacgtttAGCAGCGACCCGTTTCGACAAAGAAGATGGGACGTTAACAGAGTCACGCCGGGCGAGGCTCCGCCCCCTCCGCCGCGTCAGCCGTCCCGTCTCCGTCTCATCTCGTGGCTGCCGCAGAACTTAAATGTCCCAGAAAGCAGAAATACTGAAACGATcgtctcgtctcaatttacgcGCAAATGTGCGTAcaatttgtgtgtgcgcgtgtgtgtgtttattttgtatgtttgtgtagattttagttttttcggaaggttttcaaatataaatgaataatttcaaaatacatttgaaaagacAATCTGACAGGatatttcaaatataaaatgcaaaaacaaagtagcaaaaatgaaagaaatgagaCAGAACTATTGATGGAAAtaaattgaatgtaaaataaagaTGAGACGAGAATTCAGAGGGTTTTTGCGGCTTTTTCTCCCTCGATTCATTTCCCTCGTTACAACTGCTAATGCGCTCGAGCAAGTTTGCGTTCCGCCGTTGTCGCTCAATCAGACGGAGGCTGCGATTTTCACAATTGTCTCGTTGTGGTTGCGGTCAGCTGTTCAACACCAAGGCCCAAAGTCTGCTGCTCATGACGTCGGTGGCCATGCCCGTCTTCAGCAAGAAGAAGGAGACGGTCAGTCGCATCGCACttcttcctttctttccttctgtctttcattgttttttgcGGCGACGTTCACTAGCGGGCGGCTTTTCCGTGTTTGCTactacgccccgaaccggtcgcagGACACGGACACGGACGagcgttcgcactcacattcgcgcCGTCGGCGAGCGGCAACTGAAGCCGCGCTGTCCCCGTCGCTGACCCCGGCGCTGACCCCGACGCTTCCTGCAAAAGCATAGTCCAAACCCTAATACGACCCACTCGTTGACCGTTGTGAATGCGGGGGCCACGGCGGGCACAGACAATCTGCGCCTGCCGTGGCTCGCCGTCTCCCGAAGTTGCCTGCGTTTCATCGCAAATTGCGCTTTGTCAACATAATGAGAGCTTCCCTGTGCGTGTGCAGCTGTCCCACGGAATCCTGCTGGGCGTGGTGGGCACCGACGTTCCCCTCACGGAGGTCATGAAGCTTGCGCCCAGATACACGGTGGGTGCCCGTCGCCGTCTCCGTCGTCTCTTCTTCACGTCGTCGCCGTTGTTGTCGTCGCTCCTCAGCTGGGCGCTCACGGCTACGCCTTCCTCATCACCAACAACGGTTACATCCTGGCGCACCCCGACCTCCGACCTCTGGTGAGCACACGCTGCATTTTCCTGTCAATAATTCACacacaatttgtctgaattattgtggacatttttttcaaataaagaatccagagtttttcaattaaatgttcCCATGTAAAGTCGGTCATCAAACATTttaaggacaaaaacaaaattcagaCAGAATTTTATGGAATATTTTTGTGGGACATTTTTTCGAAAATATTTGAGGTTTGCGatatcattttcaaaataacaaaaacacaaataaattcaagacaatttagattttctttacaaatgaaaatgtgaaatttcccaaatttataaaaaaaaatgaaaccaaattGTAAAAAGTAATAGATTCAATTTAGCTGTATTTGTTTTccaattttaattaatattttttaaaaaagaaaaaaaattgggggaattctttttgttttgttttgttttgtttttttaatgaaaaacaaatacctTCAAAATTGAAAACTTTGTGGGTAATATTCAAaagtaaaatgtcaaattattattattatcatatatatatatatatatatatatatatggcggcacggtggccgactggttagagcgtcagcctcacagttctgaggtgcagggttcaatccccgcccccccccctgtgtggagtttgcatgttctccccgtgcctgcgtgggttttctccgggcactccagtttcctcccacatcccaaaaacatgcattaattggagactctaaattgcccgtaggcatgactgagagtgcgaatggttgtttgtttctatgtgccctgcgattggctggcaaccagttcagggtgtaccccgcctcctgcccgatgacagctgggataggctccagcacgcccgcgaccctagtgaggagaagcggctcagaaaatggatggatatatatacatatatctttGAACTCTTTACATCAGaatataaatgcaaaacaaagtgGACATAATTTGGGGAGGAAATTTACAAGAGCAAATGTTATGgacttttaaataaaaaaagaaaagaaaagataaaaCAAGAGTTCCCAATGAAATGTTGTCcagctttaaaatgttatttgtttaaaaaggaTACCAGCAATAAAGTACATTTGTCCGAATCTGggggatagaaaaaaaaaacaactaaaaggATGGTTTAAAAGAAGGATTTAAAAAGGAAACTCAAAAGAATCAAAAGAGACGAGAAAGCAAAACGTTGCTGTGTCGGCAGTACAAGGACGGCAAGAAGCTGAAGCCCAAGCCCAACTACAACAGCGTGGATCTGTCCGAGGTGGAGTGGGAGGACGCCGACGAGACGGTAAGCGCCGAGACGGCGACGGCGTCCCCGCCGGGAAGCTTCTGAATCGTATTTTGTGCGGTGGTCCAGCTGAGGACGGCCATGGTGAGGGGCGAGACGGGAAGCCACAGCCTCAACGTCAGAGCGTCCGTGGAGAGCGGGGTGAGTCTCAAAGAGAACCGCTTGCGGCGAGCCGGTCTGCTGTGACAATCGATTCTTCTATCGGCGGCTTCGTCAATGAATTGAATCGTCGGATGCAAATTGAATTTGCGTTCGGGTTTAGGGcccaaaaaaaagaacgaaTGTTTCCGATGACCGTTTACGaactgattgttgttgttgcagtgtatttgtcattgtttcgTGACGGACGAAGCACAATTGCGACACGAGACGGGGCGAACTTTTTTGAACTTCTTGGCCTGTGATTCGGGCGGACGAGATTCTACGAGTTTGATGTCCGCTTCacattgacttacaagtgcAACTAGTGTTGGGAGGAACTCATTCCATCAATCGAATTACAAAATGTACAGAATTGTAATCTGATACATGACTGGGAGAAAAGCTGTCAGTAAAcgtttggaaatttccatgattgcaatttttgaaaaatggccacaaaagctcctattattattattttttgtttttaaatctcacTTCTTCCTTCTAAAGGCGACGCTTGTGACTGGCTctttctggtcatgtgccattctgctgcgGTCGCAAATATGACCTccaagcgccaccttgtggtgcaatctatgacgttgtctgagattttgaaaaggttcgaCTCATAGTTTCACTTTTGAACGCAGAAAAGAACAATGACCTTTGACCGTTTAATCTTGAtaatttgggacttttttttacGGAACATTGACTTACCTGGTTTGTCgtatgaagcgatattgtctaaattgtgcacgtttgtcattaggtcaacatgctGTCACGTTTTCGCGCAGCTGCACACATACAAAGCAACAAATACgttttttaattatgtatttacattgcATCATGTTTAGTTATCAGCTAATTCTTGGTGTGAAGAACAAATCAGTGgttcattccaaaatcatgaGCTATAGTTTGAATCCACTTTTTCCTGTCGATGTCGCTTCCCTTGAACAGAGGCGACCTCTCTACCTGGTCAATGAATATTTCTACACAAACATTGACGACACTCCTTTCAGGTAAAATCCGCCTTTCttcttcaatcaatcaatcagtacGCGTGGCTGACTCAGCGAATTTCCTTCTGAaaatcaattcttttttttctgatctgCGTATTTGAATTGTTGGCACTTTTTATCCTTCTAAAGGTCATCATTGTTtctaaggaagaaaaaaaaaagttccgaCTCAAAAAATCGTTAAATTCGATtattccctcccccccccaagcGTCTTGACCGTTATTGATCAAGTGATATGAAATTCTGTATGAATTCATGCCTAAGTGACAGCTCGTGGTTGCTTGAGGCAAATGTCCGCTAGTGCATCTTAtttgcgcgtgcgtgcgtgtgtgtgcgcacgtgtgtgtgtgtgtgtgtagcttcGGCATGGTGCTGACCCGAGGTCACGGGAAGCTCATGTTCGTGGGCAACGTGTCGGTGGAAGAAGGTAAACTTCATTACCCGCAATGCGCGGCGGTAACTCAGCTCAATGGCGTGCCCTTCTTGCTCTGAACTTTGACCTTTACACCCGCAGGGCTCCATGACCTGACCTCTCCGGACCTCAGCATCGCCTCCGAGTGGTACGACCCTTGACCCCCTCAAATCGATATTAGTTAAATTGCTTTCCTAAAGTTTCGtagtttaaatatatttattccttttttaaatgaattcaacctatttattgctttattaattcattcattgtaaataatacGAGAGAATATGAGTAAATTATATTAATTACAgattgatgatcattttgagcaCTGTGGCTgttcttgttttgttctttatttCCTGCATTGTTGTTAGTTAGAATGTCATTATCTCagtcttatgttgtaatgtgttcttGTGTttaaaacccaaaaaaatgtcgGGCAAAAATTGGATTTGAAAAGGGTTAACATCGGCAGATAAAATCGTCCAAGCCGCTTCGTCGGTCGTGTCCTAAAATGAACATGAGCTAACGTGACAAACGTCGGCGCGGACGCGAGAGCGCAATCCAGAAGAAGCggttgatgtttttgttgttctcgAGGACGTACTGCGAGACGGACATCGACCCCGCCCACCGCAAGTACACGCAGCTGCAGGCGGCCGTCCGCTACCTGCTGGGCAAGGAGCCCGACCTGGAGTGTAAGTCGCCGATCGTGCCGGATTGATGTGTTTTGCATACTCCTAACTCCTCCTGATGTAGTTTATTTGGTAGGAAATTCTGAATCTCATTGGGACTGttcctggttaaataaagattCAATCAAAATGGAAAATACCCACCTCCAATAGACGAAAATCTACGGCAAAAAAGACCTTTTTTCCAAagtagttttacccctccctgCGCGctaaacacattcaaacttgtTAAGAGACACTTGAACTTCTTGAAAGACACTTTTTCTTGTATTCCTTAGCGTCTTAAACAGCAAAACGTTCCAACAAGTCGAACCGAAGTCCGCTAGCGCCACGCTAACATACAATGGGTCATGCCGTAGACAGGCTAATGGAGATTAGCGTGGATGTTGACCTCATTCTAAcccttcaaacacacacaacatgcgAACGGACAACAAGACTCGCAAACGTGTTGAGATGGGCCACATTTCAAAGCTCCTGTCTGAAAATGGTACTTTGCGGAGATGGACTGTAACTTCCTCAAAAAAAGTGTTGTCTGACTATTTTCCATGATTGATGACATCGCCTGCGTGTTGCCAAGGCGACGAGCTGCTGCTTCAGCAAACGTTGTTTGACGCGGTGGTGACGGCGCCCATGGAGGCTTACTGGAACGCCATCGTGCTCGACGACAGGTTACCAAtagacacacgcaaacacaaaataatacacacacacgtgcgcgcggTCAGGACGTGTGTGTGTCGTCTGTGTTATGTTGCGGTCACGTGTGCGCTCGCACAGGGTGGAGCCCGGCGTGGAGACAGCCTTCCTGGGCACGCGCGCAGGCCTGATGAGGATCATGAGATACGCCGGCGTGGAGACGCGCGTGGCAAAGTGAGAACACTCGGCGACGTGACGTGACGTGCCCGCCCGCGCCCCACATCACGTGACACGGCGTTTTCCACGTCACGCAGGAAGTTCTTGACCCCGGTGGACAAGGACAACCTTTTCACGGTGGACCACTTCCCGCTCTGGTACCGACTGGCCGCAGAGAACCCGCCCGGAAGTTTCTTCTACTACCCCGTCAACGACAAAGGTCAAGGTTATTGTCATACATGAGTGATCATTGTCATACGtgcatggatgtttttgtcatgttatcgTCGCTCACGTATGTTGTTGCCATGTTTCCGTCATGTCATTGTCACTCATTTATGTTGTTGCCACGTTCTCGTCATGTCATCGTCACTCACGTATGTTCTTGCCATGTTCCCGTCACGTCATTGTCACTTACGTATGTTGTTGTCATGTTCCCGTCATGTCATCGTCACACATGTTGCCATGTTCTCGTCACGTCATTGTCACTCACGTATGTTGTTGCCATGTTTTCGTCGCGTCATCGTCATGTATGTTGTTGCCGTGTTCCTGTCATGTCATTGTCACTCACGTATGTTGTTGCCATGTTCCCGTCATGTCATCGTCACACACGTTGCCATGTTCTCGTCACGTCATTGTCACTCACGTATGTTGTTGCCATGTATTCGTCACGTCATCATCATGTATGTTGTTGCCGTGTTCCCGTCATGTCATTGTCACTCACGTATGTTGTTGCCATGTTCCCGTCATGTCATCGTCACACACGTTGGCATGTTCTCGTCACGTCATTGTCACTCACATATGTTGTTGCCATGTTTTCGTCGCGTCATCGTCATGTATGTTGTTGCCGTGTTCCCGTCATGTCATTGTCACTCACGTATGTTGTTGCCATGTTCCCGTCATGTCATCGTCACACACGTTGCCATGTTCTCGTCACATCATTGTCACTCACGTATGTTGTTGCCATGTTTTCGTCACGTCATCGTCATGTATGTTGTTGCCGTGTTCCCGTCATGTCATTGTCACTCACGTATATTGCTGCCATGTTCTTGTTAACGTGCGCTGCTGCTGTTGTCGTTTCCAGGGGTGAAGTTCGTGGTGGCCACCACGTCGGTCACCGTGTCGGCGCAAGGGAAGACGGCCATGGCCGGAGGTCAGTTTTCTTCCAaattttcttgtatttgtatttgttgtagATTTGTAAATCGTTGTAGATTTGTAAATgtatagacaacaaattgatggataactcgttttgaaatcagaagttaaGGATAACGgtttgttcagctattgttcaagtaactgtaaaaaggGTATGGAGGTaaaaatgcttacaatagtTCATTGCTATTTATTACATACGAACATTGCACAAcaatttggaacagattttagcaagaatcatggaagttgacacacatgattagcttttgcgggccaaataaaatgacgtggcgggacggatctggcccccgggccttgtgtTTGACGCCTGTGCCTTATGGAGACATTTTGTCTGCTTGCAACTTTAAGGGAACATTCTGGCGAAGTTCCCTTGTTGGCTTCCTGTTGTTAATTTGTCCAAAACCTCAGTTGGATAAAGTCAAAAATTCAGTTGAGACAAATCAACTTTATTGAGGAATTCATTCAAGAAGATTTGTTCTGGAACACAATGAGGAATTCACACAAGGTGCATTTACTGTTGCACTCATGTTTGGCATTGAAGGACATGTTTGTGCTGAGACTTTTAAATAGTGGACTTTATAGTGGACACTAGTGCTGAAACGATGAATCGTATCCTCCCTATTTTGATATCATTTGAATCATGATAGCAAAGATGTTGAGTAAATCAGAAGCTGCTGATGCGGTAACCGTGCACCACGCAGGCCTCTTTGGCCGGCGGTTCCTCCGGCGATTCCACGTCTTCCGGGTCGCCGTCCGGTCCGGACCGGGCCGTGAGCGGCTGTCCTCGTTGTCTCAGGTCCCTCTGGTAGCGCGCCATGAGCGAGGCGTAGATGCAGCCGTAGGTGGCCGCCACCGCCATCATGACGCACACGGTCCCGCAGACTACGGCCGCCACGATCTGCGTACCGTGAGCCCGTCGGACGCTGACCGGACGGTAGCGCTGCCGGACGCACTCGTCGGTGCTACCGAGGCGGCCCGGCGGACACGGCGGGCGGCTCGGGTTTCCCGGTGCCGACTCCCCGGAGGCGGAGTCCCCGGCGGCGCTCCGCACGCAGTGGCCGAACATCTCGGCCGGCACCCCGCGGACGTCGCGGCCCAACAAGTTCCTCGGGAGACTGCAAGTCATGGCGTCTACCAGACCGTCTaccaagaccaaagagaagacaTGGAATTAACGGAAGCTTCTACACCAGGAGTTCCAAACGTTTTGGGTCCAGAGACCCCATACAGGGGAGACATTTTCCCCAGGATCACCTCATAATCCTAAAGCCAATTAAACATACTATACAGTACTTACCCCCAAATACCATGAGGCGGACAGTGCTGGTGGGAGAGTCCGCTGGCTCTGATTCCGTGGTTAACGCTTCAATGTTTACTAACCCCAAACCGAGATCACGAACTGGCGCTCGGTCGCACGTAGTCTAGATTTAGCGGTGTTCCGCTGAGCTGTTGTTGGGGATTCAACTGGTTTAGTCCTAGATtggtgaaaattacattttgtttttaaagaataaagatGTCATTGTAAcattaggacttttttttctcaaaataggCAACTTTCTTGAAAATTCCTCTAGCATTTAGGAATACACATCATAATATGTTCAATTGGTGATACGATTATGATGAGGTCCTCAGAAAAATTtctccctggacccaaaaagttttgAGACCCCCTGATTTGAAAGAACTGAAGCCTGAAGCCCACCTCGGTAGACCATCCACTCCATCCAGTGTTTGAAACCCCTCATCTTACAGTCGCATTCCCAGGGGTTCCCAGCCAGGAGGAGCTGCTGAAGCCCCATCAGAGGCTCAAAGGTGACCCTCTCCAGGACGGCCAGATGGTTCCTGGCCAACGACAACCATGACAGCCTCTGGAGTCCGTCCAGCAGGCCCGTAGGCAGCCGGCGGAGATCGTTGGAGGACAGGTCCAGATCTCGGAGCCACCGCAGACCCTTAAAGACCTCCCTGTTCAGGCCCCAGTCCGCCCCCTCGCTGGTGCTTAGATCTGCGGTGGTCAGGTGCGCTCCGAGGAGGTTGGTGGACAGGTTGAGCCAACGCAGGCTGCCCACATTTGAGAAGACTCCCGAGGGCAGGCTGGAAAATCGGTTCTGGGAAAGATCCAGGACCTCCAGGCTGGTGAGGTTGGTGAAGTCCGCGGGTGCCAGGGTGGAGAGGTTGTTCTGGAGGAGGCGCAACGTCACACAGTCTTGATCCAGCAGAGGTAGGAGGGATGTCACGCTGGTCAGGTCCAGAGCCGAGCAGTCGCTGGAGTTCCCGCTGCAGGTGCACACGCCGGGACAGCAGCAACCTGAGCCCACCAGGATCACCAGAACCAGGGTTGGTGTGACGGCACCAACTGAGAAGCAAACGCAAAGGCCAGTTTTCCAGATCACTCT contains these protein-coding regions:
- the LOC133402790 gene encoding voltage-dependent calcium channel subunit alpha-2/delta-4-like isoform X4, producing the protein MESRSKTHRVLGFFFLWIGVQAQMKIPPETVQQWASIFSSQLRDLSTKYSGSLLLQKKLKDVEPIVKMVDVDGGDLVKDYADQIERMLGSKMKSVKRLAESAEDADLYHDFNASLEFDYYNSMLINTADEDGNFVELGGEFPLEDNEHFDKMPVNTQQSAIQVPTNVYNKDPDILNAIYNSEALNDVFVGNFQKDPTLTWQYFGSSTGFFRIYPGIKWTPDTNGVAAFDCRNRNWYIQAATSPKDIVVMVDISGSMKGLKMTIAKHTINTILDTLGENDFVNVIAYTDYVRYVEPCFKGTLVQADLDNREHFKMLVDELHVKGEAKIKNAMKESFKILNEARVNGQGSMCNQAIMLITDGAMEDFRSVFEEFNWPDRRVRVFTYLIGREMTFAQNTKWIACNNKGYYTHVSTLADVQENVMEYLHVLSRPMVINHDHDIIWTEAYMDTVLPKTKELFNTKAQSLLLMTSVAMPVFSKKKETLSHGILLGVVGTDVPLTEVMKLAPRYTLGAHGYAFLITNNGYILAHPDLRPLYKDGKKLKPKPNYNSVDLSEVEWEDADETLRTAMVRGETGSHSLNVRASVESGRRPLYLVNEYFYTNIDDTPFSFGMVLTRGHGKLMFVGNVSVEEGLHDLTSPDLSIASEWTYCETDIDPAHRKYTQLQAAVRYLLGKEPDLECDELLLQQTLFDAVVTAPMEAYWNAIVLDDRVEPGVETAFLGTRAGLMRIMRYAGVETRVAKKFLTPVDKDNLFTVDHFPLWYRLAAENPPGSFFYYPVNDKGVKFVVATTSVTVSAQGKTAMAGAVGLQMSLDLLEKTFWAITKQASDTDCSNIEGLCPLSCESDDLRCLLVDNHGFILLSKERKEVGRFLGELDGSVMSTLIKMGMYKKVSLFDYQAMCKNSHHHASGARTLLGPFYVAAAIARWIFSNALMFLLDLNLCGLWHSDYFVDAKAGYHTTHKQKKVEALVPCETAYPGFTYDTSIKEANSIIKCGRCQKMFVVQQVPDTNLLLAVTEANCDCSRQYGPIPLEPKEIKYIATVKCNRMKSQKVRRRPESCHAYHPKENAKDCGGACSISLSIKLFSASLLLSGSLLRMT
- the LOC133402790 gene encoding voltage-dependent calcium channel subunit alpha-2/delta-4-like isoform X2, with translation MESRSKTHRVLGFFFLWIGVQAQMKIPPETVQQWASIFSSQLRDLSTKYSGSLLLQKKLKDVEPIVKMVDVDGGDLVKDYADQIERMLGSKMKSVKRLAESAEDADLYHDFNASLEFDYYNSMLINTADEDGNFVELGGEFPLEDNEHFDKMPVNTQQSAIQVPTNVYNKDPDILNAIYNSEALNDVFVGNFQKDPTLTWQYFGSSTGFFRIYPGIKWTPDTNGVAAFDCRNRNWYIQAATSPKDIVVMVDISGSMKGLKMTIAKHTINTILDTLGENDFVNVIAYTDYVRYVEPCFKGTLVQADLDNREHFKMLVDELHVKGEAKIKNAMKESFKILNEARVNGQGSMCNQAIMLITDGAMEDFRSVFEEFNWPDRRVRVFTYLIGREMTFAQNTKWIACNNKGQIALCVCVCLCVCVCVSSLLCVCVCVCVCVCVFVYAWAHARTCVFPGYYTHVSTLADVQENVMEYLHVLSRPMVINHDHDIIWTEAYMDTVLFNTKAQSLLLMTSVAMPVFSKKKETLSHGILLGVVGTDVPLTEVMKLAPRYTLGAHGYAFLITNNGYILAHPDLRPLYKDGKKLKPKPNYNSVDLSEVEWEDADETLRTAMVRGETGSHSLNVRASVESGRRPLYLVNEYFYTNIDDTPFSFGMVLTRGHGKLMFVGNVSVEEGLHDLTSPDLSIASEWTYCETDIDPAHRKYTQLQAAVRYLLGKEPDLECDELLLQQTLFDAVVTAPMEAYWNAIVLDDRVEPGVETAFLGTRAGLMRIMRYAGVETRVAKKFLTPVDKDNLFTVDHFPLWYRLAAENPPGSFFYYPVNDKGVKFVVATTSVTVSAQGKTAMAGAVGLQMSLDLLEKTFWAITKQASDTDCSNIEGLCPLSCESDDLRCLLVDNHGFILLSKERKEVGRFLGELDGSVMSTLIKMGMYKKVSLFDYQAMCKNSHHHASGARTLLGPFYVAAAIARWIFSNALMFLLDLNLCGLWHSDYFVDAKAGYHTTHKQKKVEALVPCETAYPGFTYDTSIKEANSIIKCGRCQKMFVVQQVPDTNLLLAVTEANCDCSRQYGPIPLEPKEIKYIATVKCNRMKSQKVRRRPESCHAYHPKENAKDCGGACSISLSIKLFSASLLLSGSLLRMT